CTTGCCGGTCTGGCCGACCTGCCAGTCGTTCGGCGCATAGCCGGCATCGACGGCAGCGCGGGAAGCGCCAACCGCCGCCCCGAGCTTGTCGGCAACCGGCAGGATCACTTCCTTGAACTTCTCCGCCGAACCGAGGGCGCGGCCGCCGGAGATGATGATCTTCGCAGAGGTCAGTTCCGGACGGTCCGAGGTCGACAGTGCATCCTTGACGAAGGTCGACAGGCCGGGATTGGCGACCGCCGGGATGGCTTCGATCGCAGCCGAACCGCCCTCTGCGGCCGAGGCAAACGAGGCGGTGCGCACGGTGATCACTCGCTTGGCGTCGCTTGCCTGCACCGTCTGGATGGCATTGCCGGCATAGATCGGCCGCTTGAAGGTATCGGATGACACCACCTCGATGATTTCCGAGACCTGGGCGACATCGAGCAGGGCGGCAACCCGCGGCATGACGTTCTTGCCGACCGAGGTGGCAGCCGTCAGGATGGTGTCGTAGCTTGCCGCCAGCGACACGATGAGATCGGCGAGCGGCTCGGCGAGATTGTTGGCAAGCTCGTCGCTTTCGGCGAGCAGCACCTTTGAGACGCCGGAGAGCCTTGCCGCGGCATCGGCGGCAGCCTTGGCGGCTTTGCCGGCCACCAGCACATGCACATCGCCGCCGATCTTTACGGCAGCCGTCAGCGCCTTGGCGGTCTGGTCGGACAGGCTTTGGTTGTCGTGGTCAGCCAGAAGAAGAATGGCCATGGTGAAGTTCTCCCTTTCTATCCTCAGAGCACGCCGGCTTCGGTCTTGAGCTTTTCGACGAGCTCGGCGACCGACTTGACCTTGACGCCCGCCTTGCGGCCGGACGGCTCTTCGGTCTTCAGCACCTTCAGGCGCGGTTCGGTCGAAACGCCGAAGTCGGCCGGGCTCTTCTTGTCGAGCGGCTTCTTCTTCGCCTTCATGATGTTCGGCAGCGAGGCATAACGCGGCTCGTTGAGGCGAAGGTCTGTGGTGACCACCGCCGGCAGCTTGACCGCGATCGTCTGCAGGCCGCCGTCGACCTCGCGGGTGACCTGAGCCTTGCCGTCGCCGATCTCGATCTTCGAGGCGAAGGTTGCCTGCGCCGTGCCGAGCAATGCCGCCAGCATCTGGCCGGTCTGGTTCGAGTCATCGTCGATCGCCTGTTTGCCGACGATGATCAGACCCGGCTGTTCGGCATCGGCCACACCCTTGAGGATCTTCGCGACGGCCAGCGGCTCGACGGCATCGTCGGTCTCGACCAGGAGGGCCCGGTCGGCACCCATGGCTAGCGCGGTCCGCAGCGTCTCTTCGGCCTTGGCCGGGCCGATCGACACAACCACCACTTCCTCAGCCTTGCCGGCCTCCTTCAGCCTGAGCGCTTCCTCGACCGAGATCTCGTCGAACGGGTTCATCGACATCTTGACGTTGGCGAGCTCGACGCCCGTGCCATCCGGCTTCACCCGGATCTTGACGTTGTAATCAACAACCCGCTTCACTGGGACGAGAATTTTCATGAAGTGTGCTCTCTTTAACTATCGCGTCGGAACGGGCGGCTCGCTACGGTAGTCGTAGAAGCCTCGCCCTACCTTGCGGCCGACCCAGCCGGCCTCGACATATTTCACCAAAAGCGGGCATGGCCGATATTTCGAATCCGCCAGCCCCTCGTAAAGAACCTGCATGATGGAGAGGCAGGTATCGAGGCCGATGAAGTCGGCGAGTTCCAGCGGCCCCATCGGATGATTTGCCCCGAGCTTCATGCTCTGATCGATGTCGACGACGGAGCCGACGCCTTCGTGCAGGACGAAAATGGCTTCGTTGATCATCGGCATCAGCACGCGATTGACGATGAATGCCGGAAAGTCCGCTGCCACGATCGCGGTTTTGCCGAGGCGCTCGACAACGCTGCAAACCGCACTGAAGGTTGCCTCGCTGGTAGCTATCCCCCGGATAAGCTCCACGAGCTGCATGATCGGAACCGGATTCATGAAATGAAGACCCATGAACTGCTCAGGCCGTTCCGTTCGAGCGGCCAAGAGGGTTATCGAGATCGATGACGTATTGGAGGTCAGGATCGTTTCGGGCTTCAGGTGCGGCCGGAGATCATGGAATATCTGATGCTTCACTGCTTCCTTTTCTGTGGCAGCCTCGACGATTAGATCCGATGTTCCAAGCTCGCCGAGCTGGACCGTCGTGCGGATGCGGCCAATCGCCTGAACCTTTGCCGGCTCGGCGAGCTTTCCACGCGAGACCTGCCGGTCCATATTGGCGGCGATCCCGGCAACGGCTGCTTCCAGACCGGCCGGACTGACGTCCATGAGGATCACCTCATAGTCCGCAAGAGCCATAACCTGGGCGATACCGCTGCCCATTTGCCCCGCGCCGACCACGCCAACGGTTTCAATCGGCATTTTCTACCTCTCTCCCGCCGAAGGCGAAACTTCCCGCTCCAAGCAGCGGTCCGGCCTTCTCGAGCGAAAGCGGGCTACGAGAGAATTGCACAGGCATCCTGAGCCCCGGAAGACCCTCAGGCTCAATCCGCAGCCCCCTTGCCTCGATGTGTGGATCGCTGATCGCCTCGGCGACCGTGTTGATCGGGCCGCCCGGCACGCCGGCCCTTTCCAGCTCCGCGATGAGATCGGCCTTCGATCTTTGACGGGTCTTCTCGGAAATCAGCACCACCAGCGCCTTGCGATTTTCGACCCGCGCCGGGTTTGTCGCATAGGCGGGATCGGCGGCGAGCCCGTCGAGTCGCAATACCGCACAAAGGGCGGCAAACTGCCGGTCGTTGCCGCAAGCGACGATCAAATGCCCATCCGATGCTGGAAATACCTGATAGGGCACGATATTGGGATGCGCATTGCCCATCCGATGCGGGCTTTTGCCCCCCGCAAGATAATTCATCGCCTGGTTGGCGAGCACGGCGACACCGACATCGAAAAGCGACAGGTCGATCTGCTGGCCGAGGCCGGAGCGCTGGCGCTCGGCAAGGGCCGCCTGGATGCCGATGACACCGTACAGGCCAGTAAAGATATCGATCCAGGCGACACCGACTTTCTGAGGTTCGCCGTCTGGCTCGCCGGTCAGATCCATGATCCCGCACATGCCCTGGATCAGAAAGTCATAGCCGGGATTTTCTGCCCTCGGGCCGCTCTGACCGAAACCGGTGACCGAAGCGTAGACAACGCGCGGATTAAGCGCGGCGATGCTTTCATAGTCGAGGCCGAACTTCCTCAGACTCCTCACTTTGAAATTCTCGATTACCACATCCGCTTCGGCGATCAGAGCCTTGACCCTGGAGAGATCCGCCGCATCGGTGAAATCGCAGATGACGGAAGTCTTGCCGCGATTTGCCGCGTGGAAATAGGCCGCAACCTTTTCCGTGCCGCCGCGTCGGTCCGGCCGCTCGATGAAGGGCGGTCCCCATTTGCGGGTATCATCGCCCTCCGGGCTTTCGACCTTGATCACTTCAGCACCCAGATCGGCAAGCGTCTGGCCGATCCAGGGTCCCGCCAGAATACGGGCAAGCTCGACCACTTTCAGGCCGGCAAGCGGCGCGCTATTCAGACCCACCATCAGAAGAATGCCTGTATGCCGGTCTGGGCGCGGCCGAGGATCAGCGCATGGACGTCGTGCGTTCCCTCATAGGTATTGACCGTTTCGAGGTTCTGCGCGTGGCGCATGACGTGGTATTCGATCTGGATACCATTGCCGCCATGCATATCGCGGGCCTGCCTTGCGATATCGAGCGCCTTGCCGCAATTGTTGCGCTTGACGATCGAGATCATTTCCGGCGCGAACTTGTGTTCGTCCATCAGGCGACCGACCCGTAGCGAGCCCTGAAGGCCAAGCGCGATCTCCGTCTGCATGTCGGCGAGTTTCTTCTGGAAAAGCTGCGTGCCCGCAAGCGGCTTGCCGAACTGCAGGCGGTCGAGGCCGTACTGGCGGGCGCGGAACCAGCAATCCTCCGCAGCACCAAGCACCCCCCAGGATATGCCGTAGCGGGCGCGGTTGAGGCAACCGAACGGGCCGGCAAGGCCTGACACACCGGGAAGAAGCGCGTCTTCGCCGACCTCGACGCCATCGAGCACGATCTCGCCGGTGATCGAAGCGCGCAGCGACAGCTTGCCGCCGATCTTCGGCGCCGACAGGCCCTTCATGCCCTTTTCCAGGATGAAGCCGCGGATCTTGCCGTCATGCGCTTCCGACTTCGCCCAAACGACGAAGACATCGGCGATCGGCGCGTTGGAGATCCACATCTTGGAACCGCGCAGGCGATAGCCACCTGCGATCTTCTCGGCGCGGGTCTTCATGCCGCCGGGATCGGAGCCGGCATCCGGCTCTGTCAGTCCGAAGCAGCCGATCAATTCGCCGGAGACGAGACCCGGCAGATACTTGTCGCGCTGTTCTTCCGAGCCATAGGCAAAGATCGGATACATGACGAGTGACGACTGCACGCTCATCATCGAGCGATAGCCGGAATCAATACGCTCGACCTCGCGTGCGACAAGCCCGTAGGCGACGTAGTTGGCGCCGGCAGCACCGTATTTTTCCGGCAGCGTCACGCCGAGCAGCCCGGCCTTGCCCATCAGCCGGAAGAGGCCCGGATCCGTATGCTCCTCGGCATAAGCCTCCTGAATACGCGGCATCAGTTCGGCCTGCGCAAAGGCCGCAGCAGAATCCCGGATCATGTGCTCTTCTTCGGAGAGCTGGTCATCCAACAGGAAAGGATCGTTCCAGGCGAAGGAGGCGGGCTTATGCAGTTGATTTGACGAATTGATCTGAGGGAACAAGGAGAACTCCAACGGCAGATATCGGACTACGCGAAAAGTTTCCCATTCAGATAATGCTTGCAGGATCGCTGCGATAACGGTATTTCCCCCTTAGATAATGCATTAAATGCATAGGCCTCTCATGCGCACACGCCGTTTCGTTCCGTCAGTCAGCTTGCTTTCTGCTTTCGAGGCGGTTCTCCGGACTGGCTCGACATCCGCTGCTGCGCGAGATCTGGACCTCACCCAAAGCACAGTCAGCCGGCTACTCCAAAACCTTGAGCAGCAGCTAGGCCGACCCCTCTTCGAGCGCTATCGGCAAAAGCTTATCCCAACCGCCGCCGCGCTGGCCTATGGACGCGATATCACCCGGGCGCTCGACCTCATCCAGCGAGCCAGCATGGAATTCACCACCAATCTGGAGGGCGGCACTTTATCGCTGGCGATCCTGCCGGCACTCGGGACGCGCTGGCTCGCTCCTCGTCTCGGAGCGTTTTTGACCGCGCACCCTGGCATTACAGTCAATCTTGCGACCCGTCTTAAGCGCTTCAATTTCGATACGGAGAGCTTCGATGCGGCAATCCACTTCGGTGTCGATGATTGGCGCGACGCGGGCCACATGAAGCTCTTTGACGAACGGCTTACAGCCTGCATTTCCCCGGCACTTGCTGCCGAACGGCCGGTGATGGATATCGCAGATCTCATGCACTATCAGTTGCTTCAGCTGGAAACCAGACCGACCGCCTGGAAGTTGTGGTTTCAAGCGCAGGGCGCTACGCCCACGCAGGTAAGGGGCATGTTGTTTGACCAATTCGCTACGATGACACAGGCGGCGATAGCAGGATTGGGGATTGCCCTGCTGCCGGACTATCTTGCCGATATCGAGATTGGCGAAGGCCGCTTGCAGCCCCTACTCAAACGGTCGATTGAAGGATCGGGTGCCTATTGGCTCGTATGGCCGATGTCTCGTGCTACCTATCCGCCTTTGGAGGCATTCCGAAATTGGCTAGCGCGTGAAACGTAGGCGGCATGTTTTCGGGACAGGTCGCCTTTCCGCTCCTCAAAGCTCATATTGGTACGCGGTTGCCGCGTGACTTGAAAGGTCAATCCCAACCGATTCAACCTTATACGGCTGATGAATTGCATCGGCTGGCGCTGCAGTTGGCGGCGCGTCAAGCATCGGCCTCGATCCGGGACTGGATTTCCGCTCCGGCCAGGGAGGCAGTGCCGCTGTCGAATAGCGACGGATCTTCGAGCACGGTCGCCGTCAGCATCGCGCCTTCCAATGTGGCTAGCACCTGCACGGCTTCGGCGGCACCAAGACCTGCCTTTCTCAATCTGTCGATGCCAAGCCTGAAGAATCTTTTTACCTCGTGCCTAACTTCGTCCGAAAGGTCCGACGAGGTTGCGCCAAGAGCGCCGCACAAACACATCTGGCC
The nucleotide sequence above comes from Rhizobium sp. CB3090. Encoded proteins:
- a CDS encoding electron transfer flavoprotein subunit alpha/FixB family protein; this encodes MAILLLADHDNQSLSDQTAKALTAAVKIGGDVHVLVAGKAAKAAADAAARLSGVSKVLLAESDELANNLAEPLADLIVSLAASYDTILTAATSVGKNVMPRVAALLDVAQVSEIIEVVSSDTFKRPIYAGNAIQTVQASDAKRVITVRTASFASAAEGGSAAIEAIPAVANPGLSTFVKDALSTSDRPELTSAKIIISGGRALGSAEKFKEVILPVADKLGAAVGASRAAVDAGYAPNDWQVGQTGKVVAPQLYIACGISGAIQHLAGMKDSKVIVAINKDEEAPIFQIADYGLVADLFEALPQLEKAI
- a CDS encoding electron transfer flavoprotein subunit beta/FixA family protein, producing the protein MKILVPVKRVVDYNVKIRVKPDGTGVELANVKMSMNPFDEISVEEALRLKEAGKAEEVVVVSIGPAKAEETLRTALAMGADRALLVETDDAVEPLAVAKILKGVADAEQPGLIIVGKQAIDDDSNQTGQMLAALLGTAQATFASKIEIGDGKAQVTREVDGGLQTIAVKLPAVVTTDLRLNEPRYASLPNIMKAKKKPLDKKSPADFGVSTEPRLKVLKTEEPSGRKAGVKVKSVAELVEKLKTEAGVL
- a CDS encoding 3-hydroxybutyryl-CoA dehydrogenase, with the protein product MPIETVGVVGAGQMGSGIAQVMALADYEVILMDVSPAGLEAAVAGIAANMDRQVSRGKLAEPAKVQAIGRIRTTVQLGELGTSDLIVEAATEKEAVKHQIFHDLRPHLKPETILTSNTSSISITLLAARTERPEQFMGLHFMNPVPIMQLVELIRGIATSEATFSAVCSVVERLGKTAIVAADFPAFIVNRVLMPMINEAIFVLHEGVGSVVDIDQSMKLGANHPMGPLELADFIGLDTCLSIMQVLYEGLADSKYRPCPLLVKYVEAGWVGRKVGRGFYDYRSEPPVPTR
- a CDS encoding CoA transferase, which codes for MVGLNSAPLAGLKVVELARILAGPWIGQTLADLGAEVIKVESPEGDDTRKWGPPFIERPDRRGGTEKVAAYFHAANRGKTSVICDFTDAADLSRVKALIAEADVVIENFKVRSLRKFGLDYESIAALNPRVVYASVTGFGQSGPRAENPGYDFLIQGMCGIMDLTGEPDGEPQKVGVAWIDIFTGLYGVIGIQAALAERQRSGLGQQIDLSLFDVGVAVLANQAMNYLAGGKSPHRMGNAHPNIVPYQVFPASDGHLIVACGNDRQFAALCAVLRLDGLAADPAYATNPARVENRKALVVLISEKTRQRSKADLIAELERAGVPGGPINTVAEAISDPHIEARGLRIEPEGLPGLRMPVQFSRSPLSLEKAGPLLGAGSFAFGGREVENAD
- a CDS encoding acyl-CoA dehydrogenase; its protein translation is MHKPASFAWNDPFLLDDQLSEEEHMIRDSAAAFAQAELMPRIQEAYAEEHTDPGLFRLMGKAGLLGVTLPEKYGAAGANYVAYGLVAREVERIDSGYRSMMSVQSSLVMYPIFAYGSEEQRDKYLPGLVSGELIGCFGLTEPDAGSDPGGMKTRAEKIAGGYRLRGSKMWISNAPIADVFVVWAKSEAHDGKIRGFILEKGMKGLSAPKIGGKLSLRASITGEIVLDGVEVGEDALLPGVSGLAGPFGCLNRARYGISWGVLGAAEDCWFRARQYGLDRLQFGKPLAGTQLFQKKLADMQTEIALGLQGSLRVGRLMDEHKFAPEMISIVKRNNCGKALDIARQARDMHGGNGIQIEYHVMRHAQNLETVNTYEGTHDVHALILGRAQTGIQAFF
- a CDS encoding LysR substrate-binding domain-containing protein; translation: MRTRRFVPSVSLLSAFEAVLRTGSTSAAARDLDLTQSTVSRLLQNLEQQLGRPLFERYRQKLIPTAAALAYGRDITRALDLIQRASMEFTTNLEGGTLSLAILPALGTRWLAPRLGAFLTAHPGITVNLATRLKRFNFDTESFDAAIHFGVDDWRDAGHMKLFDERLTACISPALAAERPVMDIADLMHYQLLQLETRPTAWKLWFQAQGATPTQVRGMLFDQFATMTQAAIAGLGIALLPDYLADIEIGEGRLQPLLKRSIEGSGAYWLVWPMSRATYPPLEAFRNWLARET